Within Wyeomyia smithii strain HCP4-BCI-WySm-NY-G18 chromosome 2, ASM2978416v1, whole genome shotgun sequence, the genomic segment CGTTGCTCCTTTAAACTAATTCTTTTAACGTCTAGAGATGAGCCGCTTCCTCATGTTGTTACCAAATCAGCGGGAAACTTTTATCACAGCCATAACAATTCGTTCACTTTAGTTCCAACACAGTTTTTGATAGAAAGCGATTTCTCTGAAGGTTCTAATTAATGTCCaaaattacttttttcaaaaattaaaccaTTTTCACCTTTCTATGTTTTTATCCTATTATTTCAGGATCTAACTCGTTTGTCTCGATCAATTGATTCACAAGAAGAAAAATGCGCTGACAATACGGCCTGCGGTTGGGCTATCTACAAGCCATTCACCCGGGCAATCGAAAACTACATGCGAAACACGTAAGTTTTACGATGAGCTGTACTGTCGAAAGTTAACATTAAATTATCTCTCACCCTCAAACTACAGATGCACTTGCCCGGACCATATGAAATGCATCCGTACTGATGATGACTTGTCGATCAGTGCGTTCGTTTACCGGTGCCGGAAAATGCAAAGCTAGAATGCGCCTTCAGTAGTTCCACTTGAATCCTCGTGGGTCACTCTTCCGTCTGTACAATAGTTTATGAATTGACCAACTGTAAGCTTtacactatttaaaaataacttcTCACTCTCTATTTAATTTATACTTTGTGGGAATAAAGGTCCCCTCCTATTCGCATAAATTTATCATACAGTcattatttaaaataaactaCCAGACTCTACGTGTGCGAATATTTGGATAACTGAAACCACCTTCACAACTGTATCCTACCAGAAACTCTATGTAGGGGTCAACTGcaactgaacaaaaaaaaactagctaGTTAGTGCAAGTAATAAAAAGACACACGGCAGTAAAATTAGTAACTAGTTTATAAGGATTGTCAAACAGTTCCTTTGCAAGTGGATTAGGGATCAATGTTAATTAGCAATTACATTGTAACACGTTTACAAAACGTCTGTACAAGACActaaattttctttcaaaaagaacCCAGTTAATTTATGCCAATTACATGTAAAACAGATTGTTTGCAGATCTGGACATCTGAGCTAACAATTAGAAATCAACCCTTAACCAACAAATCGAATAATAGAAATGTATCCCATCGATCTAACTTTTCTCACATTTAATTCTGGTTGGATTACAGAACTGTGAATCATGCTTTGATTAGTGTAATTTAATCATCattatttctgtactccgcaatATACTGTCTAGAAACAGTTTATAAGGCGGCATTACTATTTAGTTGTATGAAGTTCATCTCATTCTGAGAGAACTGATAGGAAGAAGCCTTTTAGAGAATCTTTTGATACAACAAACTGCGAATGGAGTCATTCTATTAAAATTCGATTATCCTAAACTTCAATAATGCTCCACAGACCAAGCAGATTTAATCGGAAAAACTTTGGCGAAACTTAAAATTTAGTGTCAAAAACCAATCTAAGACATTTATCTACTAATAAAGTTGTCTCTAGGCAAGGAAATTGTTTACATGggcaaaaatcaaatcaaaacctAGGTGCTAAACCACATTCCGATTTTGGAACCTGACTTTCCAAGGTTAATACAACATCAAAAGCCGGCCCACTGTTAGTAAACAATAGAGTTGCGGGCTAACGGCTTTAGTTATGTCACGCATACGAACAGTTTCTTTCCTAGTCGAGATTCGAATATATGACGACTGGATTGTTataccagcatcgtacctcaagaccaatTAGAAGGTACATAGCAAACAACGCCCTATATGAAACATACAATACGGAATGTGAGCACAGCAAAAGCGGCAGGTGCAGTAAAGTTAGAAACGTACTTAAAATTTGACTCTCTCTCTATCTGTTTCTTACTTGATCTTCCccaccttttttttttcactacaaACCAAACCGCCAATTAACATTGATactaatgaaaaatcaaacgAAACTATATTTCCTGACACGACAGTCAATACAGTATTTACCATATCAGCCACCAGATTCCACAGACATTCAATAGCTATCAAAACATGTCCATATTTGTGCCAAATTACAACGATAGCATCCATCAGCGAATACTCATAGCATGTAAATCAGTAtttgaaaaagtaaaaatttaacGAAAATTACAACGCACATCATCGGAACATTGTTTCTACAATGAAGGAGAATTTTTTAATGCAAGTAAATTAGACGTAGTTCGACACTTGTTACGACTGTAGTACCAAGTATGTTGATTTGTACCAAGTATGTTGATTGATAATGATTATTGACGaggtaaaataaatattatattaAATAAATACTGGATGTTGTTTGTTAGTGTTCCACTGTAGAAACGTATCACATGTGTATGAGTCATATTTAATAGGTAAGAACTGAACTATCGCTGGTGGAGGAACAGTCACCATCTTTGAgtatgaaaaaatgcaccaaaagaTCTGAGTACACCTTCAACTCGTTATGACGTTCTGAATCTCTGATCAAAATTTCGAAATCGTCGTACGGTACGTTTTTGAGTAAGGCCTCTTTGAAGGTCGAAAAATACacaaagtgatataaaaatatgatattttcacaaaaattgTTCATCAATCTCCACAAGCAAAATAAAATCAGAAAAATTTAGCGAACATTCAGCATTAAAAAATGAATTCTTGCTTCTTGTCGTGTATTTTTACAAAAGAAAAATCTCGGCACTCATTAAGGCGTTAGGTCATATTTGTTGTAGAAAAAATGATGTAAAAATTCAAGTTCATTTGACAATAAATGCATTTATTTGGGTTTTGTTTGTGTATACTAGGCAttataattttgataatttcgtTGGTAACTGGTTACAATTTTGGTATAAGATCCCATTTTATTCGGATTCACTAACATGAACAATCcgaaaaaacttgattgaattAGTACTCCTAATCAATAGTGACAGCAGTATTTGTTGCTTAAGTTAaaagttttgacgtagaatacgtcttacggcaacaattacagggacccaatttcaattcagggatccaatttcaaaaccgaaaacatcgagagcgtcacaaaaattgtccaatttcaaacgttttaaacccagtcagtttccaaccgatttctgtcatttttgcagcaatggattggaaaatcatttaagcacccgtccaaatgcagaaaattgtaatctgattgtttaaactattgtattattgaaaattgttgaacattgtcgaaacgcaaatgtcgacttttgattggtcgcttgctgcctttccctaaaaaggacgacagaatggagtacctagttagccgggaatgcactctttgggctatataagaaacCGTTTCtcttcaagcaaatcagtttactagcagcagcggacatcaacaccgatggcagtaggcgaagtcaATCAGCAGCGgtcaacagcggcggtggtagtggttagctgcagctcctgcctctttcagttcggcttcccttcgatctgagttggaccccaccagcggtaattcaattcagatatcgttgggtgaatagaatccgaaactgaaagagactcgcaccgccaagtggtttgagaagccaccatcatccagcgtatgtatatataggatgtgtgcacataacgtgtgtaaatatctgtagcgtgtgtcactaatatataaggtgtgtggcttgctatatagcgtgtgtggttagcgtgcgtggcttgctatatagcgtgtgtggctagctgtatagcatgtgtggctagcagtatagcgattgaaaatttcatatatacataattgctaataaatcacctcatgtagaatttaattatcactgtgaatcattcgaaactaaaataaaaatttgccatgttgaaaaaaaattattcagttgtcaataaatagcattgacaaacacaattaacctcaaagtttatctgcaGAATTACTGAGCTAGTgaacctgaatcacataatttttcgcgcaagtcttactaattgcagcaatcagttgtagaATTATCTAcactatcgtaaaatgcagaaaattgttatttaaaCTGTTATATCATAGATGGGGAATGCACTGTTTGCCCTTGTCTTTGTAGCcgctgcctaaattaagatatcttagtgcaacttgatacaaaagacagcctcaaaacaattcaatttcattcttgttttagatactgcagcaagtgaaaccgcggtgccggctacagaggtaaacgccatctggagcaaagagactattaaattaattaaccccaattgagtgtattcccaaacctatcccaagaaatacattgacataagacaggctgtcgtattctacgttacctctgcggtcgtgttttataaacaacctcttcatctattttttttgtgGCGAAACTCAAAAACAGCATAAATTTCACCGAATATTATTCAAACTCATTACCGCAATACTTTAAATCCGTTCACATTCCACATGGACTGAAAAATCGTCTGTTTATTTGCCACCTCCTCCCCCCGTGAAGAACCGTGGACACTGACTTTTTGACGAGATGGTTCACCCGCAAGGATTCTCTGCTAAGAAAACAAACTATATATGTAGTATAGTCAAGATGATAGTGAGATTCGGATCGGATGGTCGTGgcttcgaatcttagtagaaacaggccattcgatgtcagaaAGGACTTAGGCATGGGTTTATTCATAGGCTTCCCACTAAcctttcctttacgctgaattctacaATACcttgacgatgatgatgatgatggtcccgccacatacccctacaaaggtttgagctggacgatttatgtatagatagttaatgtaatcacaatttcaatcagttatacaaaaaaacgagctgattccatttccagatataaacttcttcaaaaattgttttcttgattcacatcggtagagacgtgaattgctgtagagctacacaaagctagcacagggttttcatgaccttcagtcaAACTAACCACGACTACTTCATGTAtattctctaagcattcaaataacaatttaagTTTCAATTGtaaaagaatccatttatatctgacttccacgcgcgaggctcaaacttatgtagtcactctctattatttttttaggctacaacaatataaaggaaaaaaaatccaatatcTCCACCGCGACGAACGCAGTAGTTTTGTCattaaatgttaaaaaaacctaaattaatccacctagcggtcagactcagcctttctcattcaaacttattatttgtaaaaatagatttacatgattgcttaaatccaataaagatatattcactctttgggttcttgaatattgatgttgtatttgaagtataaaacatgcaatttgacgtaatgttagtgctcaagaaatagcgaaataaaagaaacgactcttaatttcgaacaatttaatcacgagcgataccggaaacgtacaaatacatactataccacatttaaatcatgttgaggccatatatattgatcaaagcaggtgaggtgttgaatagtctttgaatttcatttctttccaaaacttttgaacagcatatcaaattgtcatgaagtttgttatttgtaagtttgagagatgattcggttgtatgacactagtgtttttaaaataagtcgtgtaatacttgagataatagactttcgttgtttt encodes:
- the LOC129724527 gene encoding uncharacterized protein LOC129724527; this encodes MSRLVQVSSAALIVLILLSSSQVAEQAATFLQDLTRLSRSIDSQEEKCADNTACGWAIYKPFTRAIENYMRNTCTCPDHMKCIRTDDDLSISAFVYRCRKMQS